In a single window of the uncultured Pseudodesulfovibrio sp. genome:
- the murI gene encoding glutamate racemase — protein sequence MKNQAKLPIGMFDSGVGGLTVLKALRERMPCEDVLYLGDTARLPYGTKSPQTVTRYGVQCGSELIKRGIKLLVVACNTASAVALTALREANPGVPVIGVVEPGARAACEATVNQAVAVIATESTIAGGAYQRAIHALNPRARIIGHPCPLFVALAEEGWTDGQVPEAVAARYLDPIFKPASGTGHPDVPDTLVLGCTHFPLLAPAIRNVVPAQTTIVDSAATTAETVYRELDRLGLNRPENGCGSTRYLTTDDVPRFARTGSRFLGTPIAETDVELVDL from the coding sequence ATGAAGAATCAGGCTAAGTTGCCCATCGGCATGTTCGATTCGGGCGTGGGCGGATTGACCGTGCTCAAGGCGTTGCGCGAACGCATGCCTTGTGAAGACGTCCTCTACCTCGGCGATACCGCGCGGCTGCCCTACGGCACCAAATCTCCCCAAACCGTTACCCGCTACGGCGTGCAGTGCGGCTCCGAACTGATCAAGCGCGGTATCAAGCTGCTCGTGGTAGCCTGCAACACCGCCTCGGCCGTGGCCCTTACCGCCCTGCGTGAAGCCAACCCCGGCGTACCCGTTATCGGCGTGGTTGAGCCTGGAGCGCGCGCCGCCTGCGAGGCCACCGTCAATCAGGCCGTGGCCGTCATCGCCACGGAATCGACCATCGCTGGCGGAGCCTACCAACGCGCCATCCACGCCCTCAATCCCCGTGCCCGTATCATAGGCCATCCCTGCCCGCTGTTCGTGGCCCTGGCCGAGGAAGGCTGGACCGACGGTCAGGTGCCCGAGGCCGTGGCCGCACGGTATCTCGACCCCATTTTCAAACCCGCTTCCGGTACCGGCCATCCCGACGTTCCCGACACGCTCGTGCTCGGCTGCACCCACTTTCCTCTGCTGGCGCCCGCCATTCGAAACGTGGTTCCCGCGCAGACCACCATTGTGGATTCCGCCGCCACTACCGCCGAAACCGTGTACCGGGAACTGGACCGCCTAGGCCTCAACCGCCCGGAAAACGGCTGCGGTTCGACACGCTATCTGACCACGGACGACGTGCCCCGGTTCGCCCGCACGGGCTCCCGCTTCCTGGGCACGCCCATCGCGGAAACCGACGTGGAACTGGTCGACCTCTAG
- a CDS encoding lactate utilization protein: protein MTNEEYFLKRIRKALGRKKAPDADTLFSSRPQGELEGLLSRADRNTEERLELLAVLQQAAGPLNLSVHVAKNAAEAGQAIADLARASETEWGGDKHILMHDDALLHDLDLPKLLADDPIAVDVARFNPGEDELAGKQRLRDIAEKAYIGLTSADWCAVDCAALALLSGPGHGRAVSLVPSIHIAVLPLDRLVADLPEGYALLEDHDNLPASFTFISGPSKTADIEAELVHGAHGPREMHVFVITG, encoded by the coding sequence ATGACTAACGAAGAATACTTCCTCAAGCGCATCCGCAAGGCCCTGGGCCGCAAGAAGGCCCCGGACGCGGACACACTCTTTTCCAGCCGTCCTCAGGGAGAACTGGAAGGGCTTCTGTCCCGCGCCGACCGCAACACTGAAGAACGGCTTGAGCTTCTGGCCGTGCTTCAGCAGGCCGCCGGCCCCCTGAACCTCAGTGTTCATGTCGCCAAAAACGCTGCCGAGGCCGGGCAGGCCATTGCGGATCTGGCCCGCGCATCGGAGACCGAATGGGGTGGCGACAAGCACATTCTCATGCACGACGACGCCCTGCTCCACGACCTCGATCTGCCCAAACTGCTGGCCGACGATCCCATCGCCGTGGATGTTGCCCGCTTCAATCCGGGCGAGGACGAACTCGCAGGCAAGCAGCGGCTTCGCGACATTGCCGAAAAGGCCTACATCGGCCTGACCAGCGCGGATTGGTGCGCCGTGGACTGCGCGGCCCTTGCCCTGCTGTCCGGTCCGGGACACGGACGAGCCGTGTCTCTGGTCCCGTCCATCCACATCGCGGTCCTGCCCTTGGACCGCCTCGTGGCCGACCTGCCCGAAGGCTACGCACTGCTCGAAGACCACGACAACCTGCCTGCCTCCTTCACGTTCATCTCCGGTCCGTCCAAAACCGCCGACATCGAAGCGGAGCTCGTCCACGGCGCGCACGGCCCCAGAGAGATGCATGTGTTCGTAATCACCGGCTAA
- a CDS encoding LutB/LldF family L-lactate oxidation iron-sulfur protein, whose amino-acid sequence MHQPSDKTYSELAHDAIGNEELHAAIRMIQDRIGKSAQALWRDEISQEHRRLAKEARLRTLDNLDEVLATLAEKIRARGGHVHFAATAEEARHYCLEVARKHDVKRVVKGKSMTSAEIGVDPLLESEGIEVVETDLGEYIIQLAGDIPSHIIAPCIHMNKRQIGKLFEEKLGIPYSEDPPTLTKAARKALREKLLTADMGLSGCNIACAETGHVCLVSNEGNIRMSTTMPKVHIALMGMERVTATLAEHDMLLRLLTRGAAAQKVSTYVSFLGGPRQPGETDGPEEFHLVIIDNGRMKMLADPRFREVLSCIRCGGCLNICPVYGRIGGHAYNGPYPGPIGAVVMPLFQGVNKHADLCRGESLCGACKDICPVNNDLPRMLSELRHMLAYGDKNWEVEPVDKNEARAFKAWGAAMSSRTAYNLLVKAGRLAQAPFVKDGALSKGVGPLAKWTATRDFPPIAKKTFTERWKTDHAKRLKEADND is encoded by the coding sequence ATGCACCAACCTAGTGACAAAACATACTCCGAACTGGCCCATGACGCCATCGGCAACGAGGAGCTGCATGCGGCCATCCGCATGATCCAGGACCGCATCGGCAAATCCGCCCAGGCCCTGTGGCGGGACGAGATTTCCCAAGAACACCGCCGTCTGGCCAAGGAAGCCCGCCTGCGCACCCTGGACAACCTCGACGAGGTCCTGGCCACGCTGGCCGAAAAGATCCGCGCCCGTGGCGGGCACGTCCACTTCGCGGCCACGGCCGAGGAGGCTCGCCACTACTGTCTGGAAGTGGCCCGCAAGCACGACGTCAAGCGCGTGGTCAAGGGCAAGTCCATGACCTCGGCCGAGATCGGCGTGGACCCGCTGCTCGAGAGCGAAGGCATCGAAGTCGTCGAGACCGATCTGGGCGAATACATCATCCAGTTGGCCGGTGACATTCCCTCGCACATCATCGCCCCGTGCATCCACATGAACAAGCGCCAGATCGGCAAGCTGTTCGAGGAAAAGCTCGGCATCCCCTATTCCGAGGATCCGCCGACCCTGACCAAGGCTGCACGCAAGGCCCTTCGCGAAAAACTTTTGACCGCCGACATGGGGCTGAGCGGCTGCAACATCGCCTGCGCCGAGACCGGGCATGTCTGCCTGGTGTCCAACGAGGGCAACATCCGCATGTCCACGACCATGCCCAAGGTGCACATCGCCCTCATGGGCATGGAACGGGTCACCGCCACCCTAGCCGAACACGACATGCTCCTGCGCCTGCTGACCAGAGGCGCCGCGGCCCAGAAGGTCTCCACCTACGTCTCCTTCCTGGGCGGCCCCCGCCAGCCTGGCGAGACCGACGGCCCCGAGGAATTCCACCTGGTCATCATCGACAACGGGCGCATGAAGATGCTCGCCGATCCCCGGTTCCGGGAGGTTTTGTCCTGCATCCGCTGCGGCGGTTGCCTGAACATCTGCCCGGTCTACGGACGCATCGGCGGCCACGCCTACAACGGCCCCTACCCCGGCCCAATCGGCGCGGTGGTCATGCCCCTGTTCCAGGGCGTGAACAAACACGCGGACCTCTGCCGGGGCGAGTCCCTGTGCGGCGCGTGCAAGGACATCTGCCCGGTCAACAACGATCTGCCGCGCATGCTCTCCGAACTCAGGCACATGCTCGCCTACGGCGACAAGAACTGGGAAGTCGAGCCCGTGGACAAAAACGAGGCCCGCGCCTTCAAGGCCTGGGGCGCGGCCATGTCCAGCCGTACCGCCTACAACCTGCTGGTCAAGGCAGGCCGCCTCGCCCAGGCCCCGTTCGTCAAGGACGGCGCGCTCTCCAAGGGCGTCGGCCCGCTGGCCAAATGGACCGCCACCCGCGACTTCCCGCCCATCGCCAAGAAGACTTTTACCGAACGATGGAAGACCGACCACGCCAAGCGTCTCAAAGAGGCCGACAATGACTAA
- a CDS encoding (Fe-S)-binding protein translates to MTQPTVTLFIQCLVDSLSPETGDAMVHVLERLGVRMHYPPNQTCCGQPAFNSGYRREATKAARRFLDIFENSEAIVCPSGSCVHMVRHHYLELFQDDPALLARARMVADKTFEFTEYLVDVLGVTDPGAQLGCRYDGAVTYHDSCHLSRGLGIRRQPRLLLENTPGLTLIEMDEANRCCGFGGTFSVKYPEISTAMVDDKVQTILDTGAGAVVGCDVSCLMNIQGRLSRLGSNVRALHIAEILAGEAK, encoded by the coding sequence ATGACCCAACCCACCGTGACCCTTTTCATCCAGTGCCTGGTAGATTCCCTGTCGCCCGAGACCGGGGACGCCATGGTCCACGTGCTGGAACGGCTTGGCGTGCGCATGCACTACCCCCCGAACCAGACCTGTTGCGGCCAGCCCGCCTTCAATTCCGGGTACCGCAGGGAAGCCACCAAGGCCGCCCGCCGGTTCCTCGACATATTTGAAAACAGCGAAGCCATCGTCTGCCCGTCCGGCTCCTGCGTGCACATGGTCCGCCACCACTACCTGGAACTCTTCCAGGACGATCCCGCGCTGTTGGCCCGGGCGCGCATGGTCGCGGACAAGACCTTCGAGTTCACCGAATATCTGGTGGACGTCCTGGGCGTGACCGACCCCGGCGCGCAGCTCGGCTGCCGCTATGACGGGGCCGTGACCTACCACGACTCCTGCCACCTGTCGCGCGGCCTGGGCATCCGCAGGCAGCCCCGTCTGCTCCTGGAAAATACCCCGGGGCTGACCCTTATCGAGATGGACGAGGCCAACCGCTGCTGCGGATTCGGCGGGACCTTCTCGGTCAAATACCCCGAAATCTCCACGGCCATGGTCGACGACAAGGTCCAGACCATCCTGGATACCGGGGCCGGAGCCGTGGTCGGCTGCGACGTCAGCTGCCTGATGAACATCCAGGGCCGCCTCTCCCGCCTGGGCTCAAACGTCCGCGCCCTGCACATCGCCGAAATTCTGGCCGGGGAGGCGAAATAG
- a CDS encoding ABC transporter substrate-binding protein — MKRCLCIFAVLLVLGMASLAHAGKVLIDVSQFVEHPALDAVLKGFQDELKDGGIDAEYKIYNSQGNMSMAYQIATQVAADKPNLIVAIATPNAQALVKQYEKSESLKGTPMLFTAITDPLLAGLVTNYEHPGGDVTGVSNQMPMGKHVEMLLKFLPNMKKLGFLYNAGEMNSVSNLKRITVAAKERGIEIVPVAVSSTADVQQAASSLVGNVDAIYIPTDNTVVSAMEVVVKVGRRSQTPVFVADVDSVSRGAIAALGFDYYLHGRQTGAMAIRILKGAKPADTPVEFQKKLSFHVFPAAAEKMGVKIPEALIQQADVIHK; from the coding sequence ATGAAACGTTGTCTCTGTATTTTCGCCGTGTTGCTCGTTCTGGGCATGGCCAGTCTCGCCCATGCGGGCAAGGTTCTCATCGACGTCAGCCAGTTCGTCGAGCATCCGGCCCTGGACGCCGTTCTTAAGGGGTTCCAGGATGAACTCAAGGACGGCGGGATCGACGCCGAGTACAAAATCTACAATTCCCAGGGCAACATGAGCATGGCCTATCAGATCGCCACCCAGGTGGCGGCGGACAAGCCAAACCTGATCGTCGCCATTGCCACGCCCAACGCCCAGGCCCTGGTCAAACAGTACGAGAAAAGCGAATCCCTCAAGGGTACGCCCATGCTTTTCACGGCCATCACGGACCCGCTGCTGGCCGGGCTGGTGACCAACTACGAGCATCCGGGCGGCGACGTGACCGGCGTGTCCAACCAGATGCCCATGGGCAAGCACGTGGAGATGCTGCTCAAATTTTTGCCGAACATGAAGAAGCTCGGCTTCCTGTATAACGCGGGCGAAATGAATTCCGTGTCCAACCTGAAGCGGATCACGGTTGCCGCCAAGGAGCGCGGCATCGAGATCGTGCCGGTCGCGGTGAGCAGCACCGCCGATGTGCAGCAGGCCGCATCCAGCCTGGTGGGCAACGTGGACGCCATCTACATCCCCACGGACAACACCGTTGTCTCGGCCATGGAGGTTGTCGTCAAGGTCGGCCGCCGCAGCCAGACCCCGGTGTTCGTGGCCGACGTGGATTCGGTGTCGCGTGGGGCCATCGCCGCGCTGGGCTTCGACTATTACCTGCACGGCCGCCAGACAGGGGCCATGGCCATCCGCATCCTGAAAGGCGCCAAGCCCGCCGACACCCCGGTGGAGTTCCAGAAGAAGCTCTCCTTCCACGTCTTCCCGGCCGCTGCCGAGAAGATGGGCGTCAAAATCCCCGAGGCGCTCATCCAGCAAGCCGACGTGATCCACAAATAG
- a CDS encoding methyl-accepting chemotaxis protein, which yields MFKNLKLGLKLGIGFGCLILIAAALGGIAIYDMLVVSEDSRQLAQEYVPEVSIANQLERGALLTMYAIRGYSLSESDEYWNDGRKRLSETEEVIRRAKAHADKFPRLVKLKADVGKAQEGISIYDGLVGETRTLIMAMADNRKAMDAGASVFMQNCTDFLVSQNDALKRELNAGASMEELSERHDKITMVQELINIGNAIRIGNFKSQASRNPELMRKTMEMFPLLREKNEALKAVTRRPENLNQLKAILDSGEKYGKAMLDFVTNFEELGKLNTRRNTAGQAVLAAAENTATAGVEATQKRADMAMDSLDTASLVMASGLGVAFLLGIIIAWTLTRMITRPILQGVSFAQRMSEGDFTSTLDIDQRDEIGILAQALNNMVTRLQAVVADVDSATNNVAGGSAELSSSSQSLSQGATEQAASIEEVSSSMEQMASNISQNAENARETEALASKAASDARESGGAVGQTVEAMKEIAEKISIIEEIARQTNLLALNAAIEAARAGEHGKGFAVVAAEVRKLAERSGTAAAEISELSSSSVDVAEKAGKMLGQLVPDIERTASLVQEITAASNEQNAGATQINQAISQLDTVIQQNASASEEMASTSEELSSQSQQLQETMSFFNVGNGNGSRRTSVQVRKAQPAALPAAHSAPASSGGGGFSGGMDLDMDDDGPADFERF from the coding sequence ATGTTCAAGAATCTCAAGCTCGGCCTGAAGCTCGGAATAGGCTTCGGTTGCCTCATCCTTATTGCCGCTGCACTGGGCGGGATAGCCATCTACGACATGTTGGTAGTAAGCGAGGATTCGCGGCAACTTGCCCAAGAATATGTCCCCGAAGTTTCCATAGCCAATCAGCTCGAACGTGGCGCCCTGCTGACCATGTACGCCATCCGGGGGTACTCCCTGAGCGAATCCGATGAATACTGGAATGACGGCCGCAAACGCCTGTCCGAGACCGAAGAGGTCATTCGCCGGGCCAAGGCTCACGCCGACAAGTTCCCGCGTCTGGTCAAACTGAAGGCGGACGTTGGGAAAGCACAGGAAGGGATCTCCATCTATGATGGTCTGGTCGGTGAAACCCGCACACTGATCATGGCCATGGCCGACAACCGCAAGGCCATGGATGCCGGAGCATCGGTCTTCATGCAAAATTGCACGGACTTCCTGGTATCCCAGAACGATGCCCTGAAACGTGAACTTAACGCCGGTGCGTCCATGGAGGAACTTTCCGAACGCCACGACAAGATCACCATGGTCCAGGAACTTATCAACATAGGTAACGCGATCCGCATCGGGAATTTCAAATCCCAGGCGTCCAGAAACCCCGAGTTGATGAGAAAGACGATGGAGATGTTCCCTCTCCTGCGCGAGAAAAATGAAGCCCTCAAGGCAGTCACCCGACGGCCGGAAAATCTTAACCAACTGAAGGCGATCCTGGATTCCGGCGAAAAATACGGCAAGGCCATGCTTGATTTCGTGACGAATTTCGAGGAACTGGGAAAGCTCAACACGCGGCGGAACACAGCGGGCCAGGCAGTCCTTGCCGCGGCCGAGAACACGGCAACAGCCGGTGTGGAGGCCACCCAGAAGCGGGCCGACATGGCCATGGATTCTTTGGACACGGCGTCCCTTGTCATGGCCTCCGGACTGGGCGTCGCCTTTTTGCTGGGCATCATCATCGCCTGGACCCTGACGCGCATGATCACCCGGCCCATATTGCAGGGAGTGTCCTTTGCCCAGCGCATGAGCGAGGGTGACTTCACCAGCACTCTGGACATAGACCAGCGTGACGAGATCGGCATCCTGGCGCAGGCCCTGAACAACATGGTCACCCGACTACAGGCCGTGGTTGCGGATGTGGACTCGGCCACCAACAACGTGGCCGGCGGCAGTGCCGAGCTGTCCTCTTCATCCCAGTCTCTGTCGCAGGGCGCCACCGAGCAGGCCGCGTCCATCGAAGAGGTCTCCTCCTCCATGGAACAGATGGCCTCGAACATCAGCCAGAACGCGGAAAACGCCCGCGAAACCGAGGCGTTGGCGTCCAAGGCCGCATCGGACGCGCGCGAATCCGGCGGGGCCGTGGGCCAGACCGTGGAAGCCATGAAGGAAATCGCGGAAAAAATCTCCATCATCGAGGAGATCGCCCGGCAGACCAACCTGCTGGCCTTGAACGCGGCTATCGAGGCGGCCCGGGCCGGAGAGCACGGCAAGGGCTTCGCCGTGGTCGCCGCCGAGGTGCGCAAGCTGGCTGAACGTTCGGGAACGGCCGCAGCCGAAATCAGCGAACTCTCCTCGTCCAGCGTGGACGTGGCGGAAAAGGCGGGCAAGATGCTCGGCCAACTGGTCCCGGACATCGAGCGGACAGCATCCCTGGTTCAGGAGATCACCGCGGCCAGCAACGAGCAGAACGCGGGCGCGACCCAGATCAACCAGGCCATCAGCCAGCTCGACACGGTCATTCAGCAGAACGCGTCGGCGTCCGAGGAGATGGCCTCCACCAGCGAGGAACTGTCCAGCCAGAGCCAACAGCTCCAGGAGACCATGTCCTTCTTCAACGTGGGCAACGGAAACGGAAGCCGCCGCACCTCGGTGCAGGTGCGCAAGGCCCAGCCGGCAGCTTTGCCCGCAGCCCACTCGGCCCCTGCGTCCTCCGGGGGCGGAGGGTTCAGCGGCGGCATGGACCTGGACATGGACGACGACGGACCGGCCGACTTCGAACGGTTTTAG
- a CDS encoding endonuclease/exonuclease/phosphatase family protein, producing the protein MSAGHHPPLRAATYNIHGWRGPDNRLAPERIFRVIAALDADILALQEVISPQKAGAPCSLREVAAELGYHVTFGQTLLRADTRYGNGLLSRIRPDRVERHDLSVPGREPRGALECRFSFNGRTVKTVTTHLGLRRKERADQMRRLTPLVAENSADATLLMGDFNDWFAWSGLRRDLHALAGRQPAPRTFPAPRPFLSLDRILVMPKQRLASLSALRGAGTAGASDHLPLLAEVALD; encoded by the coding sequence ATGAGCGCGGGGCACCACCCGCCGCTGCGCGCGGCCACCTACAACATCCATGGCTGGCGCGGCCCGGACAACCGCCTGGCCCCGGAGCGCATCTTCCGGGTCATAGCCGCCCTGGACGCCGACATCCTGGCCCTGCAGGAGGTGATCTCGCCCCAGAAGGCGGGGGCTCCCTGCTCCCTGCGCGAGGTCGCCGCCGAACTCGGCTATCACGTGACCTTCGGCCAGACCCTGTTGCGCGCGGACACCCGCTACGGCAACGGCCTGCTCTCCCGGATCCGGCCGGACCGGGTGGAGCGCCATGACCTGAGCGTGCCGGGACGCGAACCGCGCGGCGCCCTGGAGTGCCGATTCAGTTTCAACGGCCGGACGGTGAAGACCGTGACCACCCACCTCGGCCTGCGACGGAAGGAACGAGCGGACCAGATGCGGCGGCTGACCCCGCTCGTCGCAGAGAACAGCGCCGACGCGACCCTGCTCATGGGCGACTTCAACGACTGGTTCGCCTGGAGCGGACTGCGCAGGGATCTTCACGCCCTGGCAGGCCGCCAGCCCGCCCCTCGGACCTTCCCCGCACCGCGCCCCTTTCTCTCCCTGGACCGCATCCTGGTCATGCCCAAACAACGCCTGGCTTCCCTGTCCGCACTGCGCGGCGCAGGTACCGCCGGGGCGTCGGACCATCTCCCCCTGCTCGCTGAAGTCGCCCTCGACTAA
- a CDS encoding VTT domain-containing protein, with translation MDDDKTTQQTPFSGHAQRAAFIVDACAYFHAFTQAVRRAKRSVLILGWDIDSRIRLGENGQGPRLYELLNQCVEERPEMHVHVLVWDFPLAYSMDREPLQSVNFPRKTHANIHFHMDDELPVGSSHHQKVVVVDDKIAFVGGMDLTSARWDRPDHYPEDPDRVRPGGEPYGPYHDVQMVVDGEPAARLGDMARDRWQWATGHAPKPPGEVDGDPWPPTVEPDLQDFDLTVALTLPPFKGRPGHREVERLYLDQIAEARKTIYLENQYFTSTTVRDALARRLREADGPEVLIVLPRMTTGLLEQLVMEPLQSDVLDQLAGEDAHGRLSVYCPFADEDGETSIKVHTKLMIADDQFLTIGSANLNERSMGLDSECNLALKAPEGTPESGVLRAFRQRLMAHHLGLPIDDVTENEERAGMLGAVRELRREARRLVPERDTRNQDALPVDPEVARRLDTSRPGLYDAILDDYTSPDNSRTSFLRLSLFGAVLAGFIALALAWRFTPLSEYANPDSLLHWAEQVRQVPLAPLAAVLCFVVGGFVLFPVTLLIVLTASIFAPLWALAISLGGCVLSAMTVYGLGRILGHRTIKRLAGSRVHALSRQLGRHGLGSIVAVRIVPVAPYSIVNLMAGASHIRPSTFLLGTVVGMAPGIVAMTLFGSQLMNALRDPGTGTLLVLAAVVLAVVVLGAVLRRRLSRMRDDKEKTS, from the coding sequence ATGGACGACGACAAAACGACACAACAGACCCCGTTCTCCGGCCACGCCCAACGCGCAGCTTTCATCGTCGATGCCTGCGCCTACTTCCACGCCTTTACCCAGGCCGTCCGCCGGGCGAAGCGCTCCGTGCTCATCCTCGGATGGGACATCGACAGCCGCATCCGCCTGGGCGAAAACGGTCAAGGCCCCAGACTGTACGAACTGCTCAACCAATGCGTCGAGGAACGCCCCGAGATGCACGTCCACGTGCTCGTCTGGGACTTCCCCCTGGCCTACAGCATGGACCGCGAACCGCTGCAATCGGTCAATTTCCCGCGCAAGACCCACGCCAACATCCACTTTCACATGGACGACGAACTGCCCGTGGGCTCGTCGCACCATCAGAAGGTGGTGGTCGTGGACGACAAGATTGCCTTCGTGGGGGGCATGGACCTGACCTCCGCTCGCTGGGACCGGCCCGACCACTATCCCGAGGACCCGGACCGTGTGCGGCCGGGCGGCGAGCCATACGGCCCGTATCACGACGTGCAGATGGTCGTGGACGGCGAGCCTGCGGCCCGGCTCGGCGACATGGCCCGGGACCGCTGGCAGTGGGCCACGGGCCATGCCCCGAAGCCGCCCGGGGAGGTCGACGGGGATCCCTGGCCACCCACCGTCGAGCCGGACCTGCAGGACTTCGACCTGACCGTGGCCCTGACCCTGCCTCCGTTCAAGGGGCGGCCCGGGCACCGCGAGGTGGAGCGTCTGTACCTGGACCAAATCGCTGAGGCCCGCAAGACCATCTATCTGGAAAACCAGTACTTCACCTCGACAACCGTCCGGGACGCCCTGGCCCGGCGGCTCAGGGAGGCGGACGGACCCGAAGTCCTGATCGTCCTGCCCCGAATGACCACAGGCCTGCTGGAACAGCTGGTCATGGAGCCCCTCCAGTCCGACGTCCTCGACCAGTTGGCCGGGGAGGACGCCCACGGCAGACTGTCCGTGTACTGCCCCTTTGCCGATGAGGACGGCGAGACGTCCATCAAGGTCCACACCAAGCTGATGATCGCGGACGACCAATTCCTGACCATCGGCTCGGCCAACTTGAACGAGCGCTCCATGGGGCTGGACTCCGAGTGCAACCTGGCCCTCAAGGCCCCGGAAGGAACGCCGGAAAGCGGCGTGCTACGGGCCTTCCGCCAACGTCTCATGGCCCACCACCTTGGGCTGCCTATCGACGACGTGACTGAGAACGAGGAGCGCGCGGGCATGCTCGGCGCGGTCCGGGAACTGCGTCGCGAAGCCCGGCGGCTGGTGCCCGAACGGGACACCCGCAACCAGGACGCCCTTCCCGTTGACCCCGAGGTCGCCCGCCGACTCGATACGTCCCGGCCCGGCCTGTACGACGCCATCCTGGACGACTACACCAGCCCGGACAATTCGCGCACGAGCTTCCTGCGCCTGTCCCTGTTCGGCGCCGTTCTGGCGGGGTTCATCGCCCTGGCCCTGGCCTGGCGCTTCACCCCCCTGTCCGAATACGCCAATCCCGACAGCCTGCTGCACTGGGCCGAGCAGGTCCGCCAGGTGCCTCTGGCCCCGTTGGCAGCCGTGCTCTGTTTCGTGGTAGGCGGGTTTGTCCTCTTTCCCGTGACCCTGCTCATCGTCCTGACCGCGTCCATCTTCGCCCCGCTCTGGGCCCTGGCCATCTCCCTGGGCGGGTGCGTCCTCTCGGCCATGACCGTATACGGACTCGGGCGGATACTCGGCCACCGGACCATAAAACGGCTCGCGGGCTCCCGGGTACACGCCCTGAGCCGCCAGTTGGGCCGACACGGACTGGGGTCCATCGTGGCCGTCAGGATCGTGCCCGTGGCCCCTTACTCCATCGTCAATCTCATGGCTGGGGCCTCGCACATCCGGCCGTCCACCTTCCTCCTCGGGACCGTGGTCGGCATGGCACCGGGAATCGTCGCCATGACCCTGTTCGGGTCCCAGCTGATGAACGCCCTGCGCGACCCCGGAACGGGTACCCTACTCGTCCTGGCGGCAGTGGTCCTGGCCGTGGTCGTCCTGGGCGCAGTGCTGCGCCGTCGGCTCAGCCGCATGCGCGACGACAAGGAGAAGACCTCATGA
- a CDS encoding transporter substrate-binding domain-containing protein — MLFILVAVLIPFAAAAGPVNVTSGEYPPYTGEDLPHGGFVNHVVTEAFNAMGYEVKVRYYPWARAFAFARDGTADAVSYVYMTERRGQQYWFGDPVTHERLVVFAKKETTIPDWESFSDFKGLRIGATRDFSYTDEFWQLAETGVLTLDIANNDTSNFAKLIEKRIDVFFADELVGFTILREQFAPAIGDVIKSSDRAIAEHTGSLGFTKANRRGLKFRDIFNLGLKSLKDSGKFQDMYGDLLEGKYNR, encoded by the coding sequence ATGCTTTTCATACTGGTGGCGGTGCTCATACCTTTTGCCGCCGCGGCCGGGCCCGTCAACGTGACGTCCGGGGAATACCCGCCCTATACCGGCGAGGATCTCCCTCACGGCGGATTCGTCAATCATGTGGTCACCGAAGCCTTCAATGCCATGGGCTATGAGGTCAAGGTGCGGTATTACCCCTGGGCCCGGGCCTTCGCGTTCGCGCGGGATGGTACGGCCGATGCGGTCTCCTACGTGTACATGACCGAGCGCCGGGGCCAGCAGTACTGGTTCGGCGATCCGGTGACCCATGAGCGGCTGGTGGTGTTCGCCAAGAAGGAGACCACGATACCAGACTGGGAATCATTCAGTGATTTCAAAGGACTCCGCATAGGAGCGACAAGGGACTTTTCCTACACGGATGAATTCTGGCAGTTGGCTGAAACAGGGGTTCTGACCTTGGACATCGCCAACAACGACACCTCCAATTTCGCCAAGCTGATCGAAAAGCGGATCGACGTCTTTTTCGCCGATGAACTCGTCGGATTCACCATTCTGCGGGAACAGTTTGCTCCGGCCATCGGGGACGTGATCAAGAGCAGCGACCGGGCCATAGCGGAACACACCGGTTCGCTCGGATTTACCAAGGCCAACCGGCGCGGCCTGAAGTTCCGGGATATTTTCAACCTCGGACTGAAATCGTTGAAGGACTCCGGCAAGTTCCAGGATATGTATGGTGACTTGCTGGAGGGCAAATACAACCGCTGA